In one Methanomassiliicoccales archaeon genomic region, the following are encoded:
- a CDS encoding MMPL family transporter encodes MIVWVIALLVSVPAMLQVNSVVQYQESQMASGSYESLQAQDVISQQFQSSVANGTILVVIQSNDVTDAASRDFVLDLQQKIQSSHDIRFLENVTSAYSATGMMMDQVVLQLGPAMRPAQMQVNMSAFLLYGIPAAHMSAWVQVHAAYPSLNVTDTDALTFNQTKAYLDSYLQSVKPQTRDLAYRYYFAITDAWNATASNPTLVADPVSRANDCINNVARGFIGELSAPVTDAEKNVMYAVLTAFNLETFSNQTLVHDFTLGMIGKMANITNMIYLEAVYNLDPTYQFAEVHAFNEEIIGNGTLATYPIKLPAQLLSNLVAENNKTMLFMATFSVTSAYTENTGVKPLVQDVNFIRNIVSQVKSDTGAPVTVYVTGDAAISSDMESSSMNDMAIIEPLTIVIIIVLMGVLFRSVVAQWIPLGAVGVALGVSQALVFVIGSLVANIQYTVLTMLFVVLMGVGTDYSIFLMTRYREERIRGSTREQAVHTSVTWAGESIVTSGATVVIAFFAMGLSSFSMVQTMGLVLGMAIVVALLVALTLVPSLLMLLGNRIFWPTTGERWKRFSEKTMQKRKDGKHGYFHKAAKFSVRHAKVILVASVLVSVPATYLYLTTETSFDFIGSMGTSESTTGMNAMTADFGAGRIMPTDVVFAGSIVIYNGTSFNMAYLDAVENVSKTVASNSLVQQVTGPTRPYGTVIDYRNLSLLPAETKAQLVEAMLQSVGKDNKSVLLTVVLKEQPMAAKSVNLMPTLRSEIAQEKSTEPILAGTSIMVGGSTAVIYDLSVQMNEQFGTIELLVVVGIFIVLMIVLGSLLLPTFAVVSIAMSISWSFAATSLVFGSWLDKPILWMVPLILFIMLMGIGMDYNVFILTRIREEVHKGKDTNEAVVDAVDWTGGIITALALIMGGAFGSMMLSSNTMLQEFGFALAFAILVDAMVVRTYIVPAAMSLMGKRAWWAPGRLQREGRMEKSQKKE; translated from the coding sequence TTGATCGTCTGGGTGATAGCCCTGCTGGTCTCTGTTCCGGCCATGTTGCAGGTGAACAGCGTGGTCCAGTATCAGGAATCTCAGATGGCTTCGGGGAGCTATGAGTCCCTACAGGCCCAGGACGTAATATCACAACAATTCCAAAGTTCGGTGGCCAATGGCACCATACTCGTCGTGATCCAATCGAATGACGTCACCGATGCCGCTTCCAGGGATTTTGTCCTCGATCTCCAGCAGAAGATCCAGTCCTCCCATGATATCAGGTTCTTAGAGAACGTGACCTCGGCCTATTCGGCCACCGGAATGATGATGGACCAGGTGGTCCTCCAGCTAGGCCCGGCCATGCGTCCAGCGCAAATGCAGGTGAACATGAGCGCGTTCCTGCTCTATGGCATCCCGGCGGCGCACATGTCCGCCTGGGTCCAGGTACATGCCGCGTATCCATCGCTTAACGTCACCGATACCGATGCTCTGACATTCAACCAGACCAAGGCATATCTTGATTCCTATCTCCAGTCGGTCAAGCCGCAGACCAGGGACTTGGCATACCGATACTACTTCGCAATAACCGACGCCTGGAACGCCACCGCGTCGAACCCTACCTTGGTCGCAGATCCGGTGTCACGTGCGAATGACTGCATAAACAATGTCGCCCGCGGGTTCATAGGAGAGTTGTCCGCTCCGGTCACCGATGCCGAGAAGAACGTAATGTATGCTGTACTGACCGCCTTTAACCTGGAAACGTTCTCCAACCAGACCTTGGTTCACGATTTCACCCTGGGAATGATCGGCAAGATGGCCAACATCACCAACATGATCTACCTTGAGGCAGTCTATAATCTTGACCCCACATATCAATTCGCGGAAGTGCATGCTTTCAATGAAGAGATCATCGGGAACGGAACGCTTGCCACCTATCCGATCAAGTTACCGGCCCAATTGCTCAGCAATCTGGTCGCCGAGAACAATAAGACCATGCTGTTCATGGCCACGTTCTCGGTGACATCTGCTTATACAGAGAACACCGGCGTCAAGCCGCTAGTGCAGGACGTCAATTTCATCCGCAACATAGTGTCACAGGTCAAGTCCGATACCGGCGCACCGGTCACAGTTTATGTGACCGGTGATGCGGCCATCTCCTCTGACATGGAGTCGAGCTCGATGAATGATATGGCCATCATCGAGCCGCTGACCATCGTGATCATAATCGTGCTGATGGGCGTGCTCTTCCGGTCGGTAGTGGCTCAGTGGATACCGCTCGGAGCGGTAGGCGTCGCGCTCGGAGTCAGCCAAGCACTCGTATTCGTAATAGGTTCATTGGTGGCGAACATCCAGTATACCGTCCTGACCATGCTCTTCGTGGTGCTGATGGGGGTGGGTACGGACTATTCCATCTTCCTCATGACCCGTTACCGGGAGGAAAGAATCAGGGGATCCACCCGTGAGCAGGCTGTTCACACCTCGGTCACCTGGGCGGGCGAGTCCATAGTGACCAGTGGGGCGACGGTGGTCATAGCCTTCTTCGCCATGGGACTGTCATCCTTCTCCATGGTGCAGACCATGGGCCTGGTGCTCGGTATGGCGATCGTGGTCGCACTGCTGGTAGCACTTACCCTGGTCCCGTCCCTGCTGATGCTGCTCGGCAATAGGATATTCTGGCCAACGACCGGTGAACGATGGAAGAGGTTCTCCGAAAAGACCATGCAAAAGAGAAAGGACGGCAAGCATGGATACTTCCACAAGGCCGCCAAGTTCTCGGTCCGTCATGCCAAGGTCATCCTCGTCGCGTCCGTATTGGTCTCGGTACCGGCCACATATCTGTACCTCACGACCGAGACCAGTTTCGATTTCATCGGAAGCATGGGCACGTCGGAGAGCACCACCGGGATGAACGCCATGACAGCCGATTTCGGTGCCGGAAGGATCATGCCGACCGATGTCGTGTTCGCAGGAAGCATCGTGATCTATAATGGGACCAGCTTCAACATGGCCTATCTGGACGCGGTAGAGAACGTCTCGAAGACCGTGGCAAGCAACTCCCTGGTTCAACAGGTGACAGGCCCGACACGGCCCTATGGAACTGTCATCGATTATCGCAACCTTTCATTGCTGCCAGCAGAGACGAAGGCACAGCTGGTCGAGGCCATGCTGCAGAGCGTGGGAAAGGACAACAAGAGCGTTCTCCTCACCGTCGTGCTGAAGGAACAGCCAATGGCGGCAAAATCGGTCAACCTGATGCCGACCCTGCGCAGTGAGATCGCGCAGGAGAAGTCCACTGAACCTATCTTGGCCGGGACCAGCATAATGGTCGGAGGTTCCACCGCGGTCATCTATGACCTGAGCGTCCAGATGAACGAACAGTTCGGCACCATCGAACTTTTGGTGGTCGTCGGTATTTTCATCGTGCTGATGATCGTCCTCGGCTCCCTCCTGTTGCCTACGTTCGCCGTGGTCTCCATAGCCATGAGCATCTCCTGGTCATTCGCTGCCACGTCCCTGGTCTTCGGCAGCTGGCTGGACAAGCCCATCCTCTGGATGGTGCCATTGATCCTGTTCATCATGCTGATGGGCATAGGCATGGACTACAACGTGTTCATCCTTACGCGTATCAGGGAAGAGGTGCACAAGGGCAAGGACACCAACGAAGCGGTGGTGGATGCCGTCGACTGGACGGGAGGCATCATCACCGCCTTGGCCCTTATCATGGGCGGTGCTTTCGGATCGATGATGCTTTCCAGCAACACCATGCTCCAGGAGTTCGGCTTCGCTCTGGCCTTCGCCATACTGGTCGATGCCATGGTGGTGCGCACCTACATCGTACCGGCGGCCATGTCGCTGATGGGAAAACGTGCCTGGTGGGCACCCGGAAGGTTGCAGAGAGAAGGGCGCATGGAGAAGTCGCAGAAGAAGGAGTGA
- a CDS encoding cation-transporting P-type ATPase produces the protein MDSDYGEREGGTGPFPPLDPKWSEEDIEEIMGAFNTTREGLREEEIGRRLKEHGPNQLPTKHRAIYQKFLIQFRNLFNILLILAAILSFIVGYVSDDQSSIFMGAVILMVVLISILFSLIQERRAERTMDAIRELVPQNSKVMRDGNEVQVPVTGIVPGDLLVLEEGDRIPADGRVIECHNLNVDNSSITGESDPQPRTSSREIVQPGSGISSRKNIVLAGTNVLSGTGIAVVLATGSNTQFGHIVSLAMDVEEPPSPLQMELNRTARLNFYLAILVGFAFFLVSVFYLDLSVTLGLLFMIGVMISLVPEGLQVTVTLALALSSLAMAKQNMVVKRLSAVETLGSATVICVDKTGTITEGQMTARKVWLSGEVLEVSGEGYEPSGSVFVLSKAVSCSQRDDLKILSQAILINNNSTLSPPSGPGKGRWTAIGDPMEAALIVLANKAGALEQKIIAGIERVGQIPFDPSRKMMTTLAKDSRGNVKAYVKGAGMEVLERCVSIRLYDETKPLSDEERADVVHTINMFSDQAYRVLAIAYRTGLSTADVKDPDNIENALVFLGLVAFLDPPRKEVPEAARRAKAAGIRIIMLTGDHELTARSIAMKAGIVTSDSAMIVTGGQMEMIDDLTLSKRLEEREIVFARITAGQKLRVVRLLRKAGEVVAVTGDGVNDSPALLEGDVGIAMGRSGTDVARESADMVLLDDNFASIVKSVEEGRAVFDNLKRFMLYVFTHNWAELVAFIVFIMLHTPLPLTIIQILAIDLILEIPTSLSLTLDPPEPGTMERPPRSRASRIFGRTALARTMILGSLIGVFALMICLNIWSQHGWTIGMGTMSDQNGYLLGTTAVFSGIVAGQLGTIISVRSDLIRLSWRGREHNRWLIFSVLLEFGLLLLMVYVPILQMALGTAAFPLGVWVMLYSIVPVIVLLELLRRAVHKLSKRPSSVNP, from the coding sequence ATGGATTCGGACTATGGGGAGAGGGAGGGAGGAACCGGTCCTTTCCCACCCCTAGACCCTAAGTGGTCTGAGGAAGACATCGAAGAGATAATGGGTGCATTCAATACAACTAGGGAAGGGCTGAGAGAGGAGGAGATCGGCCGAAGACTGAAGGAGCACGGACCCAACCAGCTTCCCACAAAACATCGGGCGATCTACCAAAAGTTCCTCATCCAGTTCCGCAATCTGTTCAATATCCTATTGATCCTGGCCGCCATCCTTTCTTTCATCGTGGGTTACGTCTCCGATGACCAGAGCTCGATCTTCATGGGTGCCGTCATCCTCATGGTCGTCTTGATCAGCATTCTCTTCAGCCTGATACAGGAGAGGAGGGCGGAGCGCACCATGGATGCGATACGCGAGCTGGTGCCCCAGAACTCTAAGGTGATGCGCGATGGCAACGAGGTACAGGTACCAGTGACCGGGATCGTGCCCGGTGATCTGCTGGTCTTGGAGGAAGGCGATCGGATACCGGCCGATGGGAGGGTCATCGAATGCCACAACCTCAATGTGGACAATTCCTCCATAACCGGAGAGTCGGACCCCCAGCCTAGGACCTCATCAAGGGAAATCGTCCAGCCTGGATCGGGCATCAGCTCAAGGAAGAATATCGTGTTAGCCGGAACCAACGTTCTCTCCGGAACGGGAATCGCCGTGGTCCTAGCCACAGGGTCGAACACCCAATTCGGTCACATCGTCTCTCTGGCCATGGATGTCGAGGAGCCTCCGAGCCCCCTGCAGATGGAGCTAAACCGCACGGCCCGACTGAATTTCTACCTGGCTATCCTGGTAGGGTTCGCCTTCTTTTTGGTCTCAGTTTTCTATCTCGATCTGAGCGTGACCCTCGGTCTGTTGTTCATGATCGGGGTGATGATCTCGCTGGTGCCTGAAGGGCTGCAGGTCACCGTCACGCTGGCGTTGGCTCTGAGCAGTCTGGCCATGGCCAAGCAGAACATGGTGGTGAAGCGTCTGTCCGCCGTGGAGACGCTTGGTTCGGCCACGGTGATATGCGTAGATAAGACCGGTACAATAACGGAAGGACAGATGACCGCCAGGAAGGTCTGGCTGAGCGGAGAGGTCCTGGAAGTGTCGGGAGAGGGTTATGAGCCTAGCGGCTCCGTTTTCGTTTTGAGCAAAGCGGTCAGCTGCTCTCAAAGGGATGATCTGAAGATCTTAAGCCAGGCAATTCTGATCAACAACAACTCAACCCTTTCTCCGCCCTCTGGGCCAGGAAAGGGGCGATGGACCGCCATCGGCGACCCGATGGAGGCCGCCCTCATCGTGCTGGCAAACAAAGCTGGAGCTCTCGAACAAAAGATCATTGCAGGTATCGAGCGGGTAGGCCAGATACCCTTCGACCCATCTCGAAAGATGATGACCACCTTGGCCAAGGATTCTCGAGGCAACGTGAAGGCATACGTCAAAGGGGCAGGCATGGAGGTCCTGGAGCGCTGCGTTTCCATTCGATTGTACGATGAGACAAAGCCCTTGTCCGATGAAGAAAGGGCTGATGTCGTTCACACGATCAACATGTTCAGTGACCAGGCCTATCGGGTGCTGGCCATAGCCTACCGTACCGGACTGAGTACGGCGGACGTGAAGGATCCGGACAATATTGAGAACGCACTGGTGTTCCTTGGATTAGTGGCCTTTCTAGATCCCCCTAGGAAGGAGGTGCCCGAGGCGGCAAGAAGAGCTAAGGCCGCTGGGATCCGCATCATCATGCTGACTGGAGATCACGAGCTGACTGCCAGATCGATCGCCATGAAAGCGGGGATCGTCACCTCAGACTCCGCCATGATCGTCACCGGAGGTCAGATGGAAATGATTGACGACCTCACACTATCGAAGCGACTGGAGGAGAGGGAGATCGTTTTTGCCCGGATCACCGCTGGCCAGAAACTCCGGGTGGTCAGACTGCTAAGGAAGGCGGGCGAGGTCGTCGCAGTCACCGGGGATGGAGTAAATGATTCCCCTGCCTTGCTCGAGGGAGATGTCGGAATCGCCATGGGGCGGTCCGGCACCGACGTGGCCAGGGAATCTGCGGACATGGTGCTCCTGGACGATAATTTTGCATCCATTGTAAAAAGCGTTGAAGAAGGTCGGGCCGTATTTGACAACCTCAAGAGATTCATGTTATACGTGTTCACGCACAACTGGGCTGAACTGGTCGCCTTTATTGTTTTCATAATGCTGCACACGCCCCTGCCCCTGACAATAATCCAGATATTGGCCATCGATCTCATTCTGGAGATCCCAACCTCATTGTCACTTACCCTCGACCCTCCTGAGCCGGGCACCATGGAGCGTCCACCCAGGTCCAGGGCCTCCCGTATCTTCGGCAGAACTGCGCTTGCCAGGACGATGATCCTCGGCTCACTGATCGGGGTGTTTGCCCTGATGATATGTTTGAACATCTGGTCTCAGCACGGATGGACGATCGGCATGGGCACGATGTCGGACCAGAACGGTTATCTTCTGGGTACGACCGCTGTTTTTTCCGGTATAGTCGCCGGTCAACTGGGGACCATTATTTCGGTTCGCTCTGACCTCATCCGGCTTTCATGGAGGGGAAGGGAACACAACAGATGGCTGATATTCTCGGTGCTTCTTGAGTTTGGACTGTTGCTGTTGATGGTATATGTCCCGATCCTTCAGATGGCCCTGGGAACCGCAGCATTTCCTTTGGGGGTTTGGGTCATGCTTTATTCCATTGTCCCCGTCATCGTCCTATTGGAGCTGCTTAGACGGGCTGTCCACAAATTGTCTAAGCGACCTTCATCGGTCAACCCGTGA
- a CDS encoding VOC family protein has translation MPKVMHFEIAADDPKRAMAFYERVFGWKYEKYGDNSMEYWLVTAGEKSEPGINGAIQAKTQLPQSVISTIMVASIDDTIAKINTNGGKILVPKMEIPKVGTLVYFQDTEGNIFGAMQAAPDAMMMG, from the coding sequence ATGCCCAAAGTTATGCATTTCGAGATAGCTGCCGATGACCCAAAGAGGGCGATGGCCTTTTATGAAAGGGTGTTCGGCTGGAAGTATGAGAAGTATGGGGACAACAGCATGGAGTATTGGCTTGTCACCGCCGGGGAGAAGTCCGAACCAGGCATAAACGGAGCGATACAGGCGAAGACGCAGCTGCCCCAATCCGTCATCAGTACGATCATGGTCGCTTCGATAGACGATACGATTGCCAAGATAAACACGAACGGCGGCAAGATATTGGTCCCCAAGATGGAGATCCCCAAAGTGGGAACATTGGTCTATTTCCAGGATACCGAAGGTAACATATTCGGAGCAATGCAGGCCGCCCCCGATGCGATGATGATGGGGTGA
- a CDS encoding FAD-dependent oxidoreductase codes for MTAEAIKTSVFDDKSKAELLKVLQGMASPIRIVLFVQKGACPGCETQTQLLEELAALSEKISLEVRVLEKDKELAAKFKISKVPATLVIGSKENGIRFYGTTLGYEFPSLLSAIMMASTGHSGLPPEMEEMIKAIKKEVHIQVIVTLTCPYCPKMVHVAHQFAFVNDLITADMVESSEFPQVVQRYDVYGVPKTVINETHTFDGAVPAANLYLEILKAVDPDAYREIEDLIRDSEGVRKAKKVDPRHGYEVLIVGAGPAAMSAALYASRKGLDVAMIASKIGGQMTYTGTVDNYLGFPSVGGGDLSEVFREHFERYPVSESIGSAVIDVRKEGDSFAVMTEDGKRYTGNAVIYCAGKEYRKLGVPNEEHFIGRGIGFCANCDAPLYQDKRVAVVGGGNSAFTSARDLIRFAREVHLVHRRTDFTADELLVKQVLGSAKVKVHTPMTVESFLGTEKFSGIRLSSIDGKEAIDLSVDGVFLEIGLSPNSAPLRGLAEMNDIGEVLANRDQSTATPGLYVAGDVTDVAEKQISVSVGQGAVAAISAYEYLSRKGLTKSRAGQKEDWQ; via the coding sequence ATCACGGCCGAGGCAATAAAGACCAGTGTTTTCGATGATAAGAGCAAGGCCGAACTTCTCAAGGTCCTCCAAGGTATGGCCAGTCCGATACGGATTGTCCTTTTCGTTCAGAAGGGCGCATGCCCCGGCTGCGAGACCCAGACCCAATTGTTGGAGGAATTGGCAGCCCTTTCAGAAAAGATCTCCCTGGAGGTTCGGGTTCTGGAAAAGGACAAGGAACTGGCAGCGAAGTTCAAGATCAGCAAGGTACCGGCCACCCTGGTTATTGGTAGCAAGGAGAACGGTATCAGGTTCTATGGCACCACCCTCGGATATGAGTTCCCGTCGCTCCTCTCCGCCATCATGATGGCCTCGACCGGCCATTCCGGATTGCCGCCGGAGATGGAGGAGATGATCAAGGCGATCAAAAAGGAGGTCCATATCCAGGTCATCGTCACGCTCACCTGCCCATATTGTCCCAAGATGGTGCATGTGGCACACCAGTTCGCTTTCGTAAACGATCTGATAACAGCGGACATGGTCGAGTCATCGGAGTTCCCGCAAGTGGTCCAGCGCTATGATGTGTATGGCGTACCCAAGACGGTGATCAATGAAACCCATACATTCGACGGAGCTGTTCCGGCGGCGAACCTCTACCTTGAGATCCTTAAGGCGGTCGATCCGGATGCATACCGCGAGATAGAGGATCTGATCCGGGATTCCGAGGGCGTAAGGAAGGCCAAGAAGGTCGATCCTCGCCACGGCTACGAGGTCCTCATAGTCGGTGCCGGGCCAGCCGCTATGTCGGCTGCGCTCTATGCCTCCCGCAAAGGGTTGGATGTGGCGATGATCGCCTCTAAGATAGGAGGTCAGATGACCTATACCGGGACCGTGGACAATTATCTGGGTTTCCCCTCGGTAGGCGGTGGCGATCTGTCCGAGGTTTTCCGAGAGCACTTCGAGAGGTATCCCGTCTCAGAGTCGATCGGGAGCGCCGTCATCGACGTTCGGAAGGAAGGGGATTCCTTCGCGGTCATGACAGAGGATGGTAAGAGGTATACCGGCAACGCCGTCATCTATTGCGCTGGTAAGGAGTATCGGAAGCTAGGTGTGCCTAACGAGGAGCATTTCATTGGCAGGGGGATCGGATTCTGCGCCAACTGCGATGCCCCTCTCTACCAGGACAAGAGGGTCGCGGTGGTGGGCGGCGGCAATTCCGCCTTTACCTCCGCCCGGGACCTGATAAGGTTCGCCCGCGAGGTGCATCTGGTCCACCGGAGGACAGATTTCACCGCCGACGAGCTGCTGGTCAAACAGGTGCTCGGCTCTGCAAAGGTCAAGGTCCATACGCCGATGACGGTGGAATCGTTCCTGGGCACGGAGAAGTTCTCTGGCATCCGACTTTCATCGATAGACGGGAAGGAAGCCATCGATCTATCGGTGGACGGGGTGTTCCTGGAGATCGGTCTCAGCCCGAACTCCGCTCCGTTGCGAGGACTGGCGGAGATGAATGATATAGGAGAGGTCTTGGCCAACAGGGACCAATCGACCGCCACTCCCGGATTGTATGTGGCCGGGGATGTGACCGACGTCGCTGAGAAGCAGATATCGGTATCCGTAGGCCAGGGCGCAGTGGCCGCCATCTCGGCCTACGAATACCTTTCCCGGAAGGGATTGACCAAGAGCCGTGCTGGCCAGAAGGAAGATTGGCAATAG